One genomic segment of Misgurnus anguillicaudatus chromosome 25, ASM2758022v2, whole genome shotgun sequence includes these proteins:
- the ccl34b.4 gene encoding chemokine (C-C motif) ligand 34b, duplicate 4 isoform X1, giving the protein MMGWTSKLFVFAVLFTLMGCFTGALGNFRRPTRVGVNCCKEVSNARIPAKMPLIGYKHQNALDPCVEAIIFYTTNEKYCSDPKARWISHRMKGLKEIKD; this is encoded by the exons ATGATGGGCTGGACATCTAAATTATTCGTCTTTGCTGTTCTGTTCACCCTCATGGGATGTTTCACTGGTGCATTGGGCAATT TTCGTCGGCCAACTAGAGTCGGAGTCAACTGCTGCAAAGAGGTGTCAAATGCAAGGATCCCGGCTAAAATGCCACTGATTGGATACAAACATCAGAATGCTCTGGATCCATGTGTCGAAGCCATTAT TTTCTACACAACGAATGAAAAATACTGCTCTGATCCAAAGGCACGCTGGATTTCTCATAGGATGAAAG GTCTGAAGGAGATAAAGGACTGA
- the ccl34b.4 gene encoding chemokine (C-C motif) ligand 34b, duplicate 4 isoform X2, translating to MHLCWKITLMLMVLVCVSEQQGNFRRPTRVGVNCCKEVSNARIPAKMPLIGYKHQNALDPCVEAIIFYTTNEKYCSDPKARWISHRMKGLKEIKD from the exons ATGCACCTTTGCTGGAAAATAACTTTGATGTTGATGGTTCTTGTGTGCGTTTCTGAGCAACAGGGCAATT TTCGTCGGCCAACTAGAGTCGGAGTCAACTGCTGCAAAGAGGTGTCAAATGCAAGGATCCCGGCTAAAATGCCACTGATTGGATACAAACATCAGAATGCTCTGGATCCATGTGTCGAAGCCATTAT TTTCTACACAACGAATGAAAAATACTGCTCTGATCCAAAGGCACGCTGGATTTCTCATAGGATGAAAG GTCTGAAGGAGATAAAGGACTGA